The following are encoded together in the Lathyrus oleraceus cultivar Zhongwan6 chromosome 3, CAAS_Psat_ZW6_1.0, whole genome shotgun sequence genome:
- the LOC127131628 gene encoding 4-coumarate--CoA ligase-like 9, whose amino-acid sequence MNFRVLMLNPSKLYVKYDLVVEVRTGELSRSWVIWRLAVASAELEQLLQSHPEIKDVAVVPYPDEDAGQVPLAFVVRQPQSSTGEAEIIDFVAKQVAPYKKIRRVVFGHSIPKNAAGKILRKELLNKIFIRRTFPRL is encoded by the exons ATGAACTTTCGTGTTTTAATGTTAAATCCATCTAAGTTATATGTCAAGTATGACTTGGTAGTTGAGGTGAGGACTGGAGAGTTAAGCAGGAGTTGGGTGATATGGAGATTAGCG GTGGCTTCTGCAGAGCTGGAACAATTACTCCAGTCCCACCCAGAGATAAAAGATGTTGCAGTTGTTCC ATACCCTGATGAAGATGCTGGCCAGGTTCCCCTAGCTTTTGTGGTAAGGCAACCTCAAAGCTCCACGGGTGAAGCAGAAATAATAGATTTTGTAGCCAAACAG GTTGCACCATACAAGAAGATAAGGCGTGTGGTATTTGGCCATTCCATACCTAAGAATGCAGCAGGAAAGATACTGAGGAAGGAGTTGTTGAATAAAATTTTCATTCGACGAACATTTCCTAGGTTATAA